In the genome of Andrena cerasifolii isolate SP2316 chromosome 5, iyAndCera1_principal, whole genome shotgun sequence, one region contains:
- the LOC143369153 gene encoding uncharacterized protein LOC143369153 isoform X5, whose protein sequence is MIGSFWNLCRACPSMPIDKQLHSEYRSTYTWHEYTGPHQEHTVVRRAPQPPPTSRPTLEPPLPRRKKCPELAYKTHEFITAADGGGIDVVDSNVVADKVREVTAQSALPPSQLSKAISRISTEYRLQFAWPRRPQLTNGEAVAPVSAAGAPAGTTGPPRKSLSMGALKQGIAPTGPAPVHKKRPGDVDHKRDGVQASELEPLVGGTGTDTIDGVVPEGDEREEDMPDLKVAFRGKKSGRTVRISDDKGLGKHQEAPFPTSEVIELRRLADEYKHRDWGCGLAAEDEASLWKRVSSNHALNALSLARSVTKEEKEKENTRKVAPVPTTIAVLPAGQPSSAQIRPLCGILHDDFKVDSERSRARKDFLIRHHLDRTTGVGDGALLPSPTREKLEPVIPRRREETKEQHREEVPTKTKSSPKNSPRTGRSQSLGPTVTERRSPKRQPPRAPSVTKDAKEKEKEQKDKEKEPREKSGEPERHPRPITGPGRVRWSIREPSTISPTGSSSSVPPLPPPPPGPGPAPFHRRSPQVHRKTFLATTAPPHRPLHHSKPSTTTTTTTTTVKPPVKHSVHTSVHHPPPTSSAAAAARQDRVKDISRGHGPHEAKTARDEPAAAAAAAAAADPSKSSSDSRYASNRAATAVQPMTAEPQVNGDVTGGDSSVASTPPSQTHPPVSATAVSPWIDDEPVVKSPPEPTRVKSPEQMIMRSPEPVNWTVPLDTGKTFTVTQNVREEPLTRPHSEAKTWTPSSFPSAPQSAPPELAAQHKSQHSQHSGYKSPESESVSIGSFTGLNGHKDMDSERDSPLPTRAQGTSTPTQGEKEASIADEEAKDEAKPDPSIKPVAGTNLRCLEDPGFDYDRKKEPSQATTTATMTTPSSSAAAQPGYRILEAESPQGGSAGGAAGMGGVVSSSGGGYHVLEAPAVVPGTAQRSAASEVLEKARNRFDKFWGKGSGAEN, encoded by the exons GGCCCACCTTGGAGCCGCCGCTGCCCAGACGAAAGAAATGCCCGGAGCTCGCGTACAAGACGCACGAGTTCATCACGGCGGCCGATGGCGGTGGCATCGACGTCGTCGATTCGAACGTTGTAGCTGACAAAGTTCGG GAAGTTACAGCGCAGTCGGCCCTACCACCGAGTCAGCTGAGCAAGGCGATATCACGGATCAGCACCGAGTACCGTTTGCAGTTCGCCTGGCCTAGACGACCCCAGCTGACCAATGGCGAGGCAGTGGCACCGGTCTCAGCTGCGGGAGCACCTGCAGGTACGACTGGACCACCTAGAAAGTCACTCAGCATGGGAGCTCTTAAGCAGGGTATCGCGCCCACAGGACCAGCCCCAGTTCACAAGAAGCGGCCGGGCGACGTCGATCACAAACGTGATG GAGTGCAGGCATCGGAGCTGGAGCCCCTGGTCGGAGGAACTGGAACGGACACTATCGACGGAGTGGTGCCCGAGGGCGACGAGCGCGAGGAGGACATGCCCGACTTGAAAGTAGCTTTCAG GGGTAAAAAGTCAGGTAGAACCGTAAGGATATCGGATGATAAGGGGCTGGGCAAGCACCAGGAGGCACCGTTCCCTACCTCCGAAGTCATCGAGCTTAGGCGACTCGCTGACGAGTACAAG CACCGCGACTGGGGTTGCGGTCTGGCCGCCGAGGACGAGGCTTCGCTGTGGAAACGTGTCTCCAGTAACCACGCTCTCAACGCGCTGTCCCTTGCCAG GTCGGTGACGAAGgaagagaaggagaaggagaacacGAGGAAGGTCGCGCCTGTTCCAACGACCATCGCCGTGCTTCCTGCTGGTCAGCCGTCGTCGGCCCAGATTAGACCCCTCTGTGGGATATTGCACGACGATTTCAAAGTG GACAGTGAAAGATCTCGCGCAAGAAAGGATTTCTTGATCCGCCATCACCTGGATCGCACCACTGGCGTGG GGGACGGTGCACTGCTTCCCTCTCCGACGAGAGAGAAGCTGGAGCCCGTGATCCCGCGGCGTCGAGAGGAAACGAAGGAGCAGCACCGAGAGGAGGTTCCGACTAAGACCAAGTCCAGCCCGAAGAACAGCCCCAGGACTGGTCGTTCGCAGAGCCTAGGGCCCACTGTCACCGAGCGTCGGTCACCGAAACGCCAACCGCCCCGTGCACCGTCCGTCACCAAAGATGCCAAG gagaaggagaaggagcagAAGGACAAGGAGAAAGAGCCGCGGGAGAAGAGCGGAGAGCCGGAAAGGCATCCGCGACCGA TCACGGGCCCTGGCCGCGTGCGTTGGAGCATACGGGAGCCCTCGACGATATCCCCGACGGGCTCGTCGAGCAGCGTGCCGCCGTTACCGCCACCACCCCCGGGCCCAGGGCCTGCCCCGTTCCACAGGAGGTCCCCGCAGGTCCACCGTAAAA CCTTCCTCGCAACCACCGCTCCCCCCCATCGCCCTCTTCATCACTCGAAACCCTCAACCACCACAACCACCACAACTACCACCGTAAAACCCCCGGTAAAGCATTCAGTTCATACGAGTGTCCATCACCCACCACCTACGTCGAGCGCTGCCGCCGCGGCCAGGCAGGACCGTGTTAAAGATATTAGCCGTGGCCATGGTCCGCACGAAGCAAAAACGGCCCGCGACGAGCCAGCTGCGGCTGCGGCCGCAGCCGCCGCCGCCGATCCATCCAAATCATCCTCCGATAGTCGATACGCGTCAAACCGAGCCGCTACCGCCGTACAACCTA TGACGGCGGAGCCTCAGGTGAACGGGGACGTAACTGGAGGCGACTCGAGCGTCGCCTCGACGCCACCGTCGCAGACCCATCCGCCAGTGTCAGCCACCGCTGTAAGCCCGTGGATCGACGACGAGCCGGTGGTGAAAAGCCCGCCAGAGCCGACCAGGGTAAAGTCGCCCGAGCAGATGATCATGCGGTCCCCGGAGCCCGTAAACTGGACGGTGCCCCTCGACACCGGGAAAACCTTCACTGTCACCCAAAACGTCAGAGAAG AACCCCTGACGCGTCCTCATAGTGAGGCGAAGACATGGACGCCCTCGTCGTTCCCCTCAGCACCACAGTCGGCCCCGCCTGAGCTCGCGGCTCAGCACAAGTCCCAGCACTCCCAGCACTCCGGCTACAAATCACCCGAGAGCGAAAGCGTTTCCATCGGTAGCTTCACTGGCCTGAACGGGCACAAGGATATGGACTCGGAGAGGGACAGCCCGTTGCCCACGAGGGCCCAGGGCACCAGCACACCCACGCAGGGTGAAAAG GAAGCAAGCATCGCCGACGAAGAAGCGAAAGATGAAGCGAAGCCGGATCCGTCGATAAAGCCCGTGGCAGGGACGAACCTGAGATGCCTGGAGGACCCGGGCTTCGATTACGATAGAAAGAAGGAGCCGTCGCAGGCAACGACGACGGCGACAATGACAACACCGTCCTCGTCCGCGGCCGCCCAGCCGGGCTATCGTATCCTAGAGGCCGAGTCCCCCCAAGGCGGTTCCGCGGGGGGCGCCGCCGGCATGGGTGGGGTAGTAAGTAGCAGCGGGGGTGGTTATCACGTGCTGGAGGCGCCCGCGGTTGTTCCAGGCACGGCGCAACGCTCGGCGGCCAGCGAGGTGCTGGAGAAGGCGCGGAATCGCTTCGACAAGTTCTGGGGGAAGGGCAGTGGCGCGGAGAATTAG